A window of Actinomycetota bacterium contains these coding sequences:
- a CDS encoding DUF3179 domain-containing protein → MKRAGLAVAALALIAAACSEKQPAASGVGTEAEAKFFWDEPGVDHPSLIPLDEIVSGGPPPDGIPPIDEPKFISPAEAIWLDRQEPVMVVEIGEDARAYPLQILLWHEIVNDTVGGRPVLVTYCPLCNSAIVFDRTVRGNVTTFGTSGRLYNSDLVMYDRATKSLWPQILGKAVVGPMIRTELEVIPSATTAFSDFRAAHPDGKVLSRDTGFDRDYGTTPYERYDSTADPFLFRGEVDTKLPAIARVVGVRTADGPKSYSVEALRRLGAAAAVNDRVGATELVVFFKRGTRSTLDGSLVAKSKDVGSSGVFSRRLGSRVFTFEADGDRFTDSETGSEWNIFGRAVAGPLLGRQLDMIDKVDTFWFAWAVFVPDAPLWTG, encoded by the coding sequence GTGAAGCGCGCGGGTCTGGCCGTTGCGGCGCTCGCATTGATCGCAGCAGCGTGCAGCGAGAAACAGCCGGCAGCGTCCGGTGTGGGGACGGAAGCAGAGGCGAAGTTCTTCTGGGATGAGCCGGGCGTCGATCACCCGTCGCTCATCCCACTGGATGAGATCGTGTCGGGCGGCCCGCCGCCGGACGGCATCCCTCCGATCGACGAACCGAAGTTCATCTCACCGGCCGAAGCGATCTGGCTGGATCGGCAGGAGCCGGTCATGGTCGTGGAGATCGGCGAGGACGCTCGGGCCTATCCGCTCCAGATCCTGCTCTGGCACGAGATCGTGAACGACACGGTCGGCGGTCGCCCCGTGCTCGTCACGTACTGCCCGCTGTGCAACAGCGCGATCGTCTTCGATCGAACTGTTCGTGGGAACGTCACCACCTTCGGGACGTCGGGCCGCCTGTACAACAGTGATCTCGTCATGTACGACCGAGCGACCAAGAGCCTGTGGCCACAGATCCTCGGCAAGGCGGTCGTCGGACCGATGATCCGCACAGAGCTGGAGGTGATCCCGTCGGCGACGACCGCCTTCTCCGATTTCCGTGCCGCACACCCGGACGGGAAGGTGCTCTCGCGCGACACGGGCTTCGATCGGGACTACGGCACGACCCCCTACGAGCGATACGACTCGACCGCCGATCCGTTCCTGTTCAGGGGCGAGGTGGACACGAAGCTGCCGGCGATCGCGCGCGTCGTCGGCGTTCGAACCGCCGACGGTCCCAAGTCGTATTCGGTCGAAGCGCTTCGCCGGCTCGGCGCGGCCGCCGCGGTGAACGACCGCGTCGGTGCGACCGAGCTCGTCGTGTTCTTCAAGCGCGGGACGAGGAGCACGCTCGATGGTTCTCTGGTCGCGAAGTCGAAGGACGTCGGATCCAGCGGTGTCTTCTCTCGCCGGCTCGGGTCCCGTGTCTTCACCTTCGAGGCCGACGGCGACCGCTTCACCGACTCGGAAACCGGAAGCGAATGGAACATCTTCGGCCGGGCCGTCGCAGGTCCGCTCCTCGGTAGGCAGCTCGACATGATCGACAAGGTCGACACGTTCTGGTTCGCCTGGGCCGTGTTCGTCCCCGATGCACCGCTGTGGACGGGCTGA
- a CDS encoding zf-HC2 domain-containing protein, which yields MIHDPERDAATFLGGEMPPKRAAAFERHLLECEDCWREVSEGRRGRALAESARELASQQLREDVRAAVAAFSPEPARRTRRWLAAAAAVFVIAAGTSTFLVVRDPSQPEAIAAAVADFRTGRLPVAQPATRTAPDLTSAGLVYVDGGSGRIGEFRIDAFAYRDRAGNGVLLYLSDEPFPVAAGADRSSDTWTASDGEVALLCAEHPHALLLLGRDADVLERAANALGAV from the coding sequence ATGATCCATGATCCAGAACGGGACGCCGCGACGTTCCTCGGCGGCGAGATGCCGCCGAAGCGCGCCGCAGCGTTCGAGCGCCACTTGCTGGAATGCGAGGACTGCTGGCGAGAGGTATCCGAGGGACGGCGCGGCCGAGCGCTCGCCGAATCGGCACGGGAACTAGCGTCGCAGCAATTGCGTGAGGACGTTCGCGCCGCCGTAGCCGCCTTCTCGCCTGAGCCTGCGCGGCGGACCCGTCGGTGGCTCGCCGCAGCGGCGGCCGTATTCGTTATCGCCGCCGGAACCTCCACGTTCCTCGTCGTGCGCGACCCTTCCCAGCCTGAGGCGATCGCTGCGGCGGTCGCGGACTTCCGGACCGGTCGCCTGCCGGTAGCCCAGCCTGCGACGAGGACAGCGCCGGACCTCACCTCGGCCGGACTCGTGTACGTAGACGGAGGCTCAGGACGCATCGGCGAGTTCCGCATCGACGCGTTCGCGTATCGCGATCGCGCCGGGAACGGAGTGCTCCTCTACCTGAGCGACGAGCCGTTCCCCGTCGCCGCCGGAGCGGATCGCTCGTCCGACACCTGGACCGCCTCCGACGGCGAGGTCGCCCTTCTGTGCGCGGAGCATCCGCACGCTCTGCTCCTGCTCGGCCGGGACGCTGATGTCCTCGAGCGCGCAGCGAACGCGCTGGGAGCCGTGTGA
- a CDS encoding CBS domain-containing protein encodes MSPRAAWRLEAMGFGEVYDYVAGKLDWLAAGLPTEGTNAEQPRAGDVARKDVPTCRLDEQLGGVRERVRAEGWDACVVVNAERVVMGLLRGKELGGDPEQTIEHAMRPGPSTFRPHVRAREMARYMIEHDLANAPITTSDGRLVGLLVREDAARAAGEWQGEKVT; translated from the coding sequence TTGAGCCCACGAGCCGCGTGGCGGCTCGAAGCGATGGGATTCGGCGAGGTGTACGACTACGTCGCCGGGAAGCTCGACTGGTTGGCTGCGGGTCTTCCGACCGAAGGGACGAACGCGGAGCAGCCGCGGGCAGGCGATGTCGCACGCAAGGACGTGCCGACCTGCCGTCTTGACGAGCAGCTAGGAGGCGTTCGCGAGCGCGTCCGCGCGGAAGGCTGGGATGCGTGCGTCGTCGTCAATGCGGAACGCGTGGTGATGGGACTCCTACGAGGGAAGGAGCTCGGAGGAGATCCTGAGCAGACGATCGAACACGCCATGCGTCCCGGTCCGAGTACGTTCCGGCCCCACGTACGCGCGCGAGAGATGGCCCGGTACATGATCGAGCATGACCTTGCGAACGCGCCCATAACGACGTCCGATGGAAGACTCGTCGGCCTGCTCGTTCGAGAGGACGCAGCACGAGCTGCGGGGGAGTGGCAGGGGGAGAAGGTGACATGA
- a CDS encoding haloalkane dehalogenase has product MKITFTPDAELYPFTSRWFDSSAGQVHYIDEGSGTPILFCHGNPTWSFLYRGIVARLRDRFRCVAVDYLGFGLSERPEPYGYTIEEHARIVGELVDQLALDGFIVMGQDWGGPIGTAVATDRADRVSGIVLGNTWFWPATWNFKLFSKLMSSRPMQRRILEDNFFVEKIMPTAMARRLSETEKEHYRKPQPSPEARRGVAEMPKQIIAAFPLLDRLSRDVPAKLGSKPALFTWGMKDLGFRPKMIERMKATFPDHLAVPLPRAKHYIQEDAPDEIADAITKRFG; this is encoded by the coding sequence ATGAAGATCACGTTCACCCCCGACGCGGAGCTGTATCCCTTCACGTCCAGGTGGTTCGATTCCTCCGCCGGACAGGTCCACTACATCGACGAGGGTTCGGGCACGCCGATCCTGTTCTGCCACGGCAACCCGACGTGGAGCTTCCTCTATCGCGGCATCGTCGCCCGACTACGCGATCGCTTCCGTTGCGTCGCCGTCGATTACCTCGGCTTCGGACTTTCCGAGCGGCCCGAGCCCTACGGCTACACGATCGAGGAGCACGCACGCATCGTGGGCGAGCTCGTCGACCAGCTTGCTCTCGACGGCTTCATCGTCATGGGGCAGGATTGGGGCGGCCCGATCGGCACCGCGGTCGCCACCGACCGCGCGGACCGCGTCTCGGGGATCGTGCTCGGCAACACGTGGTTCTGGCCGGCGACCTGGAACTTCAAGCTCTTCAGCAAGCTCATGTCGAGCCGTCCGATGCAGCGCCGGATCCTCGAGGACAACTTCTTCGTGGAGAAGATCATGCCGACTGCGATGGCGCGGAGACTATCGGAGACCGAGAAGGAGCACTACCGGAAGCCGCAGCCGAGCCCGGAAGCGAGGCGCGGCGTGGCGGAGATGCCGAAGCAGATCATCGCCGCCTTCCCGTTGCTCGACCGGCTGTCACGCGACGTCCCGGCGAAACTCGGTTCGAAGCCCGCGCTGTTCACGTGGGGCATGAAGGACTTGGGCTTCCGGCCGAAGATGATCGAGCGGATGAAGGCTACGTTCCCGGACCATCTTGCCGTTCCGCTTCCGCGCGCGAAACATTACATCCAGGAGGACGCGCCCGACGAGATCGCCGACGCGATCACGAAACGCTTCGGATGA
- a CDS encoding class I SAM-dependent methyltransferase, with protein sequence MRRRPSERHRLFAALYFLQRIWEPLGVARHRRAVARGVRGRTLEIGTGTGYSLPHYSEGADLIACDPSIWMVGRARKRARDLGIPVCFVVAAGEALPFRNEAFETVVSQIVFCTVDDPATVASEVGRVLAPDGTFRFVEHGLADRPGYRRAQRAIAPVWRKLFGGCRLDRDVVAPMIDAGLTVVKLKRCNGGAVVRGSLRSAVHESSVPGRAAS encoded by the coding sequence ATGAGGCGGCGCCCATCCGAGCGGCATCGGCTTTTCGCCGCGTTGTACTTCTTGCAACGGATTTGGGAGCCGCTCGGCGTCGCCCGGCATCGCCGCGCCGTCGCACGAGGAGTCCGGGGACGCACGCTCGAGATCGGCACGGGGACGGGCTACTCGCTTCCCCACTATTCCGAAGGGGCCGATCTCATCGCTTGCGACCCCAGCATCTGGATGGTCGGCCGCGCGCGGAAGCGTGCACGGGACCTCGGGATCCCTGTCTGCTTCGTGGTCGCCGCCGGGGAGGCGCTTCCATTCCGAAACGAAGCTTTCGAAACGGTGGTCTCCCAGATCGTGTTCTGCACGGTGGACGATCCGGCGACGGTGGCCTCGGAGGTCGGTCGTGTCCTCGCTCCGGACGGGACTTTCCGGTTCGTCGAGCACGGGCTCGCGGACCGGCCCGGGTATCGCCGCGCGCAGCGCGCGATCGCACCCGTGTGGCGCAAGTTGTTCGGAGGCTGCCGGCTCGACCGGGACGTCGTGGCGCCGATGATCGACGCCGGCCTGACCGTGGTGAAGCTCAAGCGCTGCAACGGCGGCGCGGTCGTACGGGGCAGTCTCCGGTCCGCGGTCCACGAGTCGTCTGTCCCCGGCCGGGCCGCTTCGTGA
- a CDS encoding rhodanese-like domain-containing protein, which yields MEEIDRGRVRRLVADGAQLVEALPPKEFAEDHLPGAINLPLAKLETQARKVLDPRRPVVVYCWDSA from the coding sequence ATGGAAGAGATCGACCGAGGTCGGGTACGTCGACTCGTCGCGGACGGCGCGCAACTCGTTGAGGCTCTCCCGCCCAAGGAGTTCGCGGAGGATCATCTGCCGGGAGCGATCAACCTGCCGCTCGCGAAGCTCGAGACACAGGCACGGAAGGTCCTCGATCCGAGGCGGCCGGTCGTCGTCTACTGCTGGGACAGCGCCTGA
- a CDS encoding sigma-70 family RNA polymerase sigma factor: MSWKGGMHGEEFLQRTLGAMDLVHNLARRILRDEQAAEDLVQETYLRAYDAWIKHRRPDKVEPWLATICLNLGRSELRRRRRRPEVLEASPGTERADPVNVSEEALDRVDQAVVRRALWELPEEQRIAITLVDLCGLTASEAANVMRSPRGTVLSRVHRGRKALAALVRREVEQHDP, translated from the coding sequence ATGAGTTGGAAGGGAGGCATGCACGGAGAGGAGTTCCTCCAGAGGACCCTGGGAGCCATGGACCTCGTGCACAACCTCGCTCGGCGTATCCTCCGCGACGAGCAGGCGGCCGAGGATCTCGTCCAGGAGACGTACCTCCGCGCCTACGACGCGTGGATCAAACATCGACGACCCGACAAGGTGGAACCCTGGCTGGCCACGATCTGCCTCAACCTGGGCCGATCCGAGCTGCGCCGGCGGCGCAGGCGGCCCGAGGTCCTTGAGGCCTCCCCCGGAACCGAGCGCGCGGACCCGGTGAACGTTTCGGAGGAGGCACTCGATCGCGTGGATCAGGCCGTCGTACGCCGCGCCCTGTGGGAGCTGCCCGAGGAGCAGCGGATCGCGATCACGCTGGTGGATCTCTGCGGTCTGACCGCATCCGAGGCGGCGAACGTGATGCGCTCGCCGCGCGGAACGGTCCTGTCGCGCGTCCATCGGGGGCGCAAGGCACTCGCTGCGCTGGTACGCAGGGAGGTGGAGCAGCATGATCCATGA